In Canis lupus dingo isolate Sandy chromosome 32, ASM325472v2, whole genome shotgun sequence, the following are encoded in one genomic region:
- the ODAPH gene encoding odontogenesis associated phosphoprotein: MTYRLCFSYWLLVCWVLVTVAEGQREGATPPGGSQDNGGATDCQVFTLTPPPPRRNPVTRIQLITRPLKYPFHSFPQQGPRVHIRFPNRPFLPQKYNHLFQFRPGFWPHDCFTPHYKYFPKRRLWRGSSSEESREKREVPNMLKPKKPMPQRRLLLSSSKLKCLNLKMKYLKLD, from the exons ATGACTTACAGACTGTGCTTCTCCTACTGGCTATTGGTCTGCTGGGTGCTGGTAACTGTGGCAGAAG gacagagagagggagccacCCCTCCTGGAGGCTCACAAGATAATGGAGGTGCTACAGACTGCCAAGTCTTCACactcacccctccaccccccaggaGGAACCCGGTGACAAGGATCCAGCTCATCACAAGGCCACTCAAGTATCCCTTTCATTCCTTTCCACAACAAGGGCCTAGAGTCCACATTAGGTTTCCAAACAGACCTTTCCTTCCTCAGAAGTACAACCACTTATTTCAGTTTCGTCCAGGTTTTTGGCCACATGATTGCTTTACTcctcattataaatattttcccaaacgAAGGCTCTGGAGAGGAAGCTCATctgaggaaagcagagagaaaagagaagtccCAAATATGCTGAAGCCAAAGAAGCCAATGCCTCAGAGAAGATTGCTGCTTTCTTCTTCCAAACTAAAATGCTTGAACTTGAAGATGAAGTATCTTAAACTAGACTAG